The genomic segment CGCCGCGGGCTGAGCGTTCCGCGCGTGCGGGTCACCGAGGCCCGCTTCCTCGGCGCGGCCGCGCAGCCCGGCGCCGAGCCGGTGGCCGGACTGCCCGAGGTGGCGATCGCCGGGCGGTCCAACGTCGGCAAGTCCTCGTTGCTGAACCGACTCGTCGGGCGGCGCGGGCTCGCGCGGACGAGTGCGACGCCCGGGCGGACCCGGCAGCTCAACTTCTTCGTGGTGAACGAGCGCTTCGTGCTGGCCGACCTCCCCGGCTACGGCTTTGCCGTCGGTCCCGAGCGCGAGCGCGTCGCCTGGGGCCCGCTCGTCGAGGGCTACCTGCGCCGGCGGCCGACGCTGCGCGGCGTCGTGCTGATCGTCGACGTGCGGCGCGGTCTCGAGGCGGAGGAGGAGCAGGTCCTCGCCTTCGTCGCCGCCGTGGCGCTGCCGGCCGCCGTGGTCGCGACCAAGCTCGACAAGCTCGCCCGCAGCGCGGCACGCGCCGCCCTCGAGCGCATCGCCGCCCAGATGACGGGCGGTGTCCCGGTCGTCGGCTTCTCGGCGCGCAGCGGCGAGGGGCGGGACGCGCTCTGGCGCATTATCGGGGATTGGATCGCTCGCCCGCCGCGGCGGCCAGCCGGGATCTGATCGCTTGTCGCACCCCGTTCTTTCATCCATAACGCCCGCCCAGGGGAGCGCATGGCGGCGGGTGACGCGATCGGCATCTTCGACTCCGGCGTGGGGGGCCTCACCGTGCTGCATGCGCTGGCCGAGGCGCTGCCCGCCGAGCGGCTCGTCTACCTCGGCGACGCCGGGCGCCACCCCTACGGGACGAAGTCGGGCGAGACCGTCGCGCGCTACAGCCTCGAGAACGCGGAGTTCCTGCTGGAGAAGGGCATCAAGCTGCTGGTCGTCGCCTGCAACACGGCCTCGGCCGTCGCCCTCGACGCGCTTCGCGCACGCTGCCGGGTGCCCGTCGTCGGGGTCATCGAGCCCGGGGCGCGCGCCGCCGCGGCGCGCACCCGCAACCAGCGGGTGGGCGTCATCGGCACCGAGGCGACGATCGCCTCCGGCGCCTACACGCGCGCGCTGCGGGCGCTCCGCCCG from the Deltaproteobacteria bacterium genome contains:
- a CDS encoding YihA family ribosome biogenesis GTP-binding protein is translated as MSVPRVRVTEARFLGAAAQPGAEPVAGLPEVAIAGRSNVGKSSLLNRLVGRRGLARTSATPGRTRQLNFFVVNERFVLADLPGYGFAVGPERERVAWGPLVEGYLRRRPTLRGVVLIVDVRRGLEAEEEQVLAFVAAVALPAAVVATKLDKLARSAARAALERIAAQMTGGVPVVGFSARSGEGRDALWRIIGDWIARPPRRPAGI
- a CDS encoding glutamate racemase; amino-acid sequence: MAAGDAIGIFDSGVGGLTVLHALAEALPAERLVYLGDAGRHPYGTKSGETVARYSLENAEFLLEKGIKLLVVACNTASAVALDALRARCRVPVVGVIEPGARAAAARTRNQRVGVIGTEATIASGAYTRALRALRPGLEIYTRPCPLLVPLAEEGWVEGPIARGVVDTYLATLRHSGIDTLVLGCTHYPLLKPIIAEVMGDGVALVDSAEETARAVAAELAAHGLARRDGTGSSSFFVTDVPDRFIRIGRRFLGTRIESAVRIERLA